In Aestuariibaculum lutulentum, one DNA window encodes the following:
- a CDS encoding GNAT family N-acetyltransferase encodes MIFEKCIKVRSFFSILPRDWQESILPLWEDYKSSTECFVLNEANEIVAGGLVFTKCPPDMLYVKHEADFWFEAGYKYLGFIYVSESRRGQNLGSYWLNSLKEMYPETKFWLTIEDLNLHHFYVKNGFLYVKTLHHGEQKEGLYLYPN; translated from the coding sequence ATGATTTTTGAAAAGTGCATCAAAGTTCGGTCTTTTTTTTCCATTCTTCCACGGGACTGGCAGGAGAGTATTTTGCCGTTGTGGGAGGATTATAAGTCGTCAACTGAATGTTTTGTTTTAAATGAAGCTAATGAAATTGTAGCTGGTGGTTTAGTATTTACAAAATGCCCGCCGGATATGTTATATGTTAAACATGAAGCTGATTTTTGGTTTGAAGCCGGTTATAAATATTTAGGCTTTATATATGTTTCTGAATCCAGAAGAGGACAAAATTTAGGCTCTTATTGGCTAAATAGTTTGAAAGAAATGTATCCTGAAACCAAATTTTGGTTAACCATTGAAGACTTGAATCTCCACCATTTTTATGTTAAAAATGGTTTCTTATATGTAAAGACTTTACATCATGGCGAACAAAAGGAAGGTTTATACCTTTACCCAAATTAA
- a CDS encoding phosphoribosylamine--glycine ligase yields MKTQTQSRKKFLFVSRWGESLDIANTIYLEGHAVKLYIEDKASKEIGYGFVPKAAQWEKHVDWADIIVFDYTGYGKIASALRAKGKFVLGGTEYTDNLELDRNFGQAELKKHKIKVIPSKEFTTFNDAIHYIETHPSSYVLKPCGETQELKQLLFVGSDEEGLDVIRVLKAYEKSWGNNFGNFQLQRKVKGVEISIAAFFNGNEFIYPINITFEHKKLFPKELGVSTGEMGTSMFWVKDSPIFEATLLKFQHTLAKHHFIGHIDINCIVNGNGIYPLEFTSRFGYPQVLIQRAGINEPLGELFYKLVTRQKFKINTKKGFQVGAFIVVPPFPYDDKKTFNLFSKDAVVVFKKNGKEGVHPMHLKKVNDEWLITGNTGIAVLVTGVGNTMKDAQKMMYNRINNVIINNGYYRTDIGDRWTEDSDKLWSWGLL; encoded by the coding sequence GTGAAAACCCAAACACAGTCGCGAAAAAAGTTTCTTTTTGTTTCGCGTTGGGGCGAGTCTCTGGACATTGCTAACACAATTTACTTAGAAGGTCACGCCGTAAAATTATACATAGAAGACAAAGCGTCTAAGGAAATAGGTTATGGTTTTGTGCCAAAGGCAGCACAATGGGAAAAGCATGTCGATTGGGCCGATATTATCGTGTTCGATTATACAGGTTATGGAAAAATTGCCAGTGCATTAAGAGCTAAAGGGAAATTTGTATTAGGTGGAACCGAATACACCGATAATCTGGAACTGGATAGGAATTTTGGGCAAGCCGAATTAAAGAAGCATAAGATAAAAGTGATTCCTTCAAAGGAATTTACCACGTTTAATGATGCTATTCATTACATAGAAACACACCCAAGTTCTTATGTGTTAAAACCCTGCGGAGAAACACAGGAACTTAAACAATTGCTGTTTGTTGGAAGTGATGAGGAAGGTCTGGACGTGATTCGCGTGTTAAAAGCTTATGAAAAATCCTGGGGAAATAACTTCGGTAACTTTCAGTTGCAGCGTAAAGTAAAAGGTGTTGAAATATCGATTGCAGCTTTCTTTAATGGAAACGAATTTATTTATCCTATAAACATCACTTTTGAGCATAAAAAGTTATTTCCAAAGGAGCTCGGAGTTTCAACTGGTGAAATGGGAACCAGTATGTTCTGGGTGAAAGATTCGCCCATTTTTGAAGCCACGTTGCTTAAATTTCAGCATACTTTGGCAAAGCATCATTTTATTGGACATATCGATATCAACTGTATTGTGAATGGCAATGGCATTTATCCATTGGAGTTTACTTCCCGTTTTGGGTATCCGCAGGTGTTAATTCAGCGTGCCGGTATAAATGAACCTTTGGGTGAGTTATTTTATAAACTCGTAACCAGACAGAAGTTTAAAATCAATACAAAAAAAGGCTTTCAGGTAGGGGCATTTATTGTAGTGCCGCCATTTCCTTACGACGATAAAAAAACGTTTAATCTATTCTCAAAAGATGCCGTAGTTGTGTTTAAGAAAAACGGAAAGGAAGGTGTGCATCCCATGCATTTAAAAAAGGTAAACGACGAATGGCTTATTACAGGAAATACGGGAATTGCTGTTTTGGTAACCGGAGTTGGAAACACCATGAAAGATGCTCAGAAAATGATGTATAATCGTATTAATAACGTCATCATTAATAACGGATATTATCGTACTGATATTGGCGATCGATGGACAGAAGACTCCGATAAATTATGGTCATGGGGATTATTGTAA